The DNA region TCGAAATCTTGGCGGTCGAATGCATCGACCGCCCGGTTGAACGCCTCCACGTTCTCCTGCGACATCGCCTACTCCGAAAGCCCGGCGGCTTCGAGGGCTTCGGACTCCTGGTGGGGGAGATAGGCCTCCACCCGTGTCACCAACAGGTCGTCGTCGAACGTAAACACAGCCCAAAACTCCAGGTCCAGATTGATGCCGCTCCCGGCTCCCCGCGCCTGTGTGTGCTGGCGCACAAGGACCATCTTGCCCTCGACCCTGAAATCAAGGGGTTCCATCCGCTGCTCCTCGAAGGCATCCGGCTCCATCCACGCCCGCAGCGCCTCCGCGCCGCTCAGCGACGCTTGACCTCCCACAGGGACGAACTCAATCTCGGGATGGGCGATGGCCACCGCCGCATCGAAGTCGCCTCGATTAAAAGCGTCATAGACGCGCCGCAGCGCGTCGATCATTGCCACATCTTGCGACATAGCCCGCGCAGTATCTCGCGGATAGGGAGGGAGCTACTCCCGCAGCCCAGCGGCTTCGAGGCTGGCTCGGTGCGGCTACGACCAGAACTCGTCCCAGCCGTCCTTGATCTGGAAGAGGCACGCTCAAGCCTCCAACCCGATGTCCCGGAGGGCCTGGTGGCGGTCCGTATACG from Solirubrobacterales bacterium includes:
- a CDS encoding nuclear transport factor 2 family protein, which translates into the protein MSQDVAMIDALRRVYDAFNRGDFDAAVAIAHPEIEFVPVGGQASLSGAEALRAWMEPDAFEEQRMEPLDFRVEGKMVLVRQHTQARGAGSGINLDLEFWAVFTFDDDLLVTRVEAYLPHQESEALEAAGLSE